In the Paenibacillus pabuli genome, one interval contains:
- a CDS encoding GNAT family N-acetyltransferase, producing MEQMVYRVRRAELDDAQRIGELFNQYRMFYNQVSDTEGAMKYIQERLKKNESVIWIAETESELESAQGNLGGFVQLYPSFSSVSMGSIWVLNDLYVHTDYRRKGIARKLLQAAQTFASETGAIRVTLSTAISNKQAKALYESEGYAKDDHFLYYERNV from the coding sequence ATGGAACAAATGGTGTACCGGGTTAGACGGGCAGAGTTAGATGATGCCCAGCGGATAGGCGAACTATTCAACCAATACAGAATGTTTTACAACCAGGTTTCTGATACGGAGGGAGCCATGAAATACATTCAGGAGCGTTTGAAAAAGAATGAATCTGTTATATGGATTGCAGAAACCGAATCGGAATTGGAGTCGGCTCAAGGGAATTTAGGTGGATTTGTTCAGTTATATCCAAGCTTCAGTTCAGTGTCCATGGGTTCCATATGGGTCCTGAATGATCTCTACGTACATACGGACTACCGACGGAAAGGCATAGCACGCAAACTGCTGCAGGCGGCACAAACCTTCGCCAGTGAAACAGGGGCCATTCGAGTTACCTTATCTACAGCGATAAGCAATAAACAGGCAAAGGCGTTATATGAATCTGAGGGATATGCGAAAGATGATCACTTCCTGTATTATGAACGTAATGTGTGA
- a CDS encoding MFS transporter, protein MKDKKWDLVALASIPVIMTLGNSMLIPILPQIERELKVSSFKVSMLITVYAVVAILLIPIAGYLSDRFGRKAVIIPSLIIAAAGGAVAGVAALLLDGSIAYWTILGGRLLQGIGAAGAFPIVIPLVGDMFDDEKQVSKSLGIIETSNTFGKVISPILGAALAVWLWYLPFMAIPVLCLLSLVLVIFLVKTPKKKEKPPTFTEFVSSVRTVLKEKGRWLYALFAIGGICMFVIFGVLFYLSETLESEYKLKGVLKGLVLAIPLAALCLSSFLAGKWIGKSKVRMKWVGFTGLVILTGALVIMGLWDNIYLVVGLFTLGSVGIGATLPCLDALITEGVDKAQRGTITALFSSMRFIGVSLGPPVVSLLIGTSHFILFVVIAASGAVGGLLTLFAVKPEKGKQPNSGEAHDKLEQNAETNHVPRRVPVRRKKSPF, encoded by the coding sequence ATGAAAGATAAAAAGTGGGACCTCGTCGCACTTGCTTCCATCCCGGTGATTATGACTTTGGGTAACTCCATGCTAATTCCGATCCTTCCCCAGATTGAGCGTGAACTGAAAGTTTCTTCTTTCAAGGTCAGCATGCTTATCACGGTATACGCAGTAGTTGCCATACTGTTGATTCCGATTGCAGGGTATCTGTCGGATCGATTCGGACGTAAAGCGGTCATTATCCCCAGCCTTATTATTGCTGCAGCAGGGGGTGCCGTAGCGGGCGTAGCTGCATTACTGCTGGACGGAAGCATAGCGTATTGGACTATACTTGGTGGAAGGCTTCTGCAAGGAATAGGCGCAGCTGGGGCCTTTCCCATCGTCATTCCACTTGTTGGCGACATGTTTGACGACGAGAAGCAGGTCAGCAAGAGTTTGGGTATTATCGAAACATCCAATACGTTCGGTAAAGTTATAAGCCCCATTTTGGGTGCTGCACTCGCTGTATGGCTTTGGTACCTGCCGTTTATGGCGATACCGGTGCTCTGTTTGCTTTCACTGGTACTCGTTATTTTTCTGGTGAAAACGCCGAAGAAAAAAGAAAAGCCACCGACCTTCACCGAGTTTGTCTCATCCGTTCGCACAGTGCTTAAAGAAAAAGGCCGCTGGCTATATGCACTCTTTGCCATCGGTGGGATTTGCATGTTTGTTATATTTGGCGTGCTTTTTTATTTGTCGGAAACGCTGGAGTCGGAGTACAAGCTCAAAGGCGTACTTAAGGGTCTTGTGCTTGCAATACCGCTGGCGGCCCTGTGCTTGTCGTCATTCCTCGCAGGCAAATGGATAGGCAAGAGCAAGGTTCGCATGAAATGGGTAGGATTTACGGGACTGGTGATTCTGACCGGCGCTCTGGTCATTATGGGACTCTGGGATAACATTTACCTGGTGGTGGGATTATTCACGCTCGGAAGTGTAGGGATTGGGGCCACGCTCCCATGTCTTGATGCACTGATTACTGAAGGCGTTGACAAAGCGCAGCGCGGTACAATTACAGCCTTGTTCAGCAGTATGCGATTTATTGGCGTTTCTTTGGGGCCGCCGGTGGTATCCCTACTCATTGGGACTTCGCATTTTATTCTCTTTGTTGTAATCGCAGCTTCTGGAGCCGTAGGTGGTCTGCTTACGTTATTTGCGGTTAAGCCGGAAAAAGGGAAACAACCCAACTCAGGGGAAGCCCATGACAAGTTGGAGCAAAATGCGGAGACGAATCATGTACCTCGGCGAGTACCCGTTAGGCGAAAGAAAAGTCCTTTTTAA
- the fucU gene encoding L-fucose mutarotase, whose amino-acid sequence MLKNIPAIISPELLKIMSEMGHGDELVLADGNFPAASHARHLIRCDALGTVELLEAILSLYPLDTYAERPAAVMQVVEGDQVVPIIWEDYRRLILEHEGITDAFDHEERFSFYERASRAYAIVATGERAQYANLILKKGVIFPDTSPNPQNQRVELK is encoded by the coding sequence ATGCTGAAAAACATTCCTGCAATAATTTCTCCAGAACTGCTTAAGATTATGTCCGAGATGGGTCATGGGGACGAATTGGTTCTCGCTGATGGCAATTTCCCCGCAGCCAGCCATGCTAGGCATCTCATCCGTTGTGACGCGCTGGGAACCGTAGAGTTATTGGAAGCCATCTTGAGTTTGTATCCACTCGATACGTATGCAGAACGGCCTGCAGCCGTCATGCAGGTTGTTGAGGGAGATCAGGTCGTTCCGATTATCTGGGAGGATTACCGCAGGCTGATCTTGGAGCATGAAGGCATCACAGACGCCTTCGATCATGAGGAACGATTTTCGTTCTATGAGAGAGCTTCCCGCGCCTATGCCATTGTAGCTACCGGTGAACGTGCCCAATATGCCAATCTGATCCTGAAAAAAGGAGTAATTTTCCCAGATACAAGCCCTAATCCGCAAAACCAACGTGTGGAATTAAAGTGA
- a CDS encoding MarR family winged helix-turn-helix transcriptional regulator, with translation MEYSLEQSVGFMLGFTYRKAAALLATRFKPYDITTEQFSVLFNIDKGEGVNQKEVASRVLKDQPTTARIIDLLEKKGWVERRTSEQDRRAYLLYLTAEGKALIDILVPIEREMNKELAEGIPEDQMEAFKHTLSLINRNL, from the coding sequence ATGGAATATTCGCTGGAGCAATCGGTCGGATTTATGCTGGGCTTCACATATCGCAAAGCAGCCGCTTTACTTGCGACCCGCTTCAAACCTTACGATATAACAACCGAGCAATTCTCTGTTCTGTTCAATATCGATAAGGGAGAAGGCGTGAACCAGAAAGAAGTTGCGAGTCGCGTCCTGAAGGATCAACCTACCACTGCACGCATTATTGATCTACTCGAAAAAAAAGGATGGGTTGAACGCCGGACCAGTGAACAGGATCGAAGAGCTTATCTCCTCTACTTGACTGCGGAAGGTAAAGCGTTGATCGATATTCTGGTTCCCATTGAAAGAGAAATGAATAAAGAACTTGCTGAAGGTATACCCGAAGACCAGATGGAAGCATTTAAACATACTCTTTCCCTCATCAATCGCAACTTGTAA
- a CDS encoding MFS transporter produces MKDRSTQVKLWTTDFILLMLCNFLLFLQLHMIVSPLPSYVQERFHANAFEVSLFTCLFALSAIAARLYSAKALEKGLRNAMIYIGLSVALLATLGYYFAAGIAVLLLLRMIFGVGFGLSSTAFPTMASDIIPVKRMGEGMGYFGLSTSLAMSMGPIIGVTLLQGSGFVTLMLCTAGVIVVIYPLSYSLTRKKAARSHAGSAQASTGPVANVSGTREKIPFNRKLILPSMLNCLLSITYGGLVGFIVLYGKEANLANPALFFLFNALAVLLVRPFAGRLYDSKGPKALLIPGAIFVAVGLIILSFATSMPILFVAAFIYGIGYGSMQSSLQTWMIQIVAPTQRGMANGMFLNTLDLGIAMGALLLGAIASMTSYTDMYRYSVIFMIVFLLIYLIQGKRSGTFAVSVHPLLAHTHISATESDSKEKNSDTSVEK; encoded by the coding sequence ATGAAAGACCGATCTACACAGGTTAAACTTTGGACCACCGATTTTATTTTACTCATGCTTTGCAACTTCCTGCTTTTTCTACAGCTGCATATGATTGTTTCTCCTCTTCCTTCCTATGTACAGGAGCGTTTCCACGCTAATGCTTTTGAAGTCAGCCTATTTACCTGTCTTTTTGCACTTAGTGCAATTGCAGCACGCTTGTACTCCGCCAAAGCACTCGAGAAAGGTCTCCGTAATGCCATGATCTACATTGGCCTGTCTGTAGCCCTTCTGGCAACACTCGGGTATTATTTTGCTGCCGGCATAGCTGTACTGTTGCTGCTGCGCATGATTTTTGGTGTTGGTTTTGGATTGAGCAGTACCGCGTTCCCAACCATGGCCTCTGACATTATCCCCGTTAAACGAATGGGCGAAGGAATGGGCTATTTCGGATTATCCACGAGTCTCGCCATGTCCATGGGTCCCATTATCGGGGTCACGTTGCTGCAGGGTTCGGGATTCGTAACACTTATGCTGTGTACAGCCGGCGTAATCGTCGTCATCTATCCGCTCAGTTATTCGTTAACACGTAAGAAAGCAGCACGTTCGCATGCTGGTTCCGCTCAAGCTTCAACCGGGCCCGTAGCGAACGTTTCCGGAACTAGGGAGAAAATCCCTTTTAATCGCAAATTGATCTTGCCCAGTATGTTGAATTGTCTGTTATCCATTACCTATGGTGGACTTGTCGGATTCATCGTGTTATATGGCAAAGAGGCCAATCTGGCCAATCCTGCGCTATTTTTCTTGTTTAACGCGTTAGCTGTACTGCTTGTAAGACCATTTGCAGGCAGATTGTATGATAGCAAGGGTCCCAAAGCTTTGCTTATTCCTGGAGCGATTTTTGTTGCTGTTGGACTGATTATCCTCTCTTTTGCAACGTCCATGCCGATTTTGTTTGTAGCAGCATTTATATACGGCATTGGATATGGTTCCATGCAATCTTCACTGCAGACCTGGATGATTCAAATTGTAGCTCCAACCCAGCGCGGGATGGCGAACGGTATGTTCTTGAATACACTTGATTTGGGGATTGCTATGGGAGCTCTGCTGCTTGGTGCTATCGCCTCCATGACAAGCTACACAGATATGTACCGGTATTCTGTCATATTCATGATTGTGTTCTTGCTGATCTACCTTATTCAAGGTAAACGAAGTGGAACTTTCGCCGTTTCCGTTCATCCGCTGCTTGCCCATACGCATATATCGGCCACGGAATCAGACTCCAAGGAGAAGAATTCAGACACATCGGTTGAAAAATAA
- a CDS encoding TraX family protein: MMQWIAMITMLIDHIGAVFYPQVEELRIIGRIAFPIYAFAVYIGYKHTRNVQKYIWRLFWIAVISQIPFMAAFNHLSLNVVWTLWSSLLVLLALDKLPNRLLGIPIVIGSGIVMEMTAMDYGMYGLLLVMLFRYFQGPVLVLGHVLLTALYIQLYSSSVQMYSVVATLGIAIAQYYGAGFRLKGPRWIWRYFYPAHLAVIAIIRWI; encoded by the coding sequence ATGATGCAGTGGATCGCCATGATCACGATGTTGATCGATCATATAGGGGCCGTCTTTTATCCGCAGGTAGAGGAGCTGAGAATCATTGGCCGGATTGCTTTTCCTATATATGCATTCGCTGTTTATATCGGGTACAAGCATACACGCAATGTACAAAAATATATCTGGCGTCTTTTTTGGATCGCAGTGATCTCCCAAATCCCTTTCATGGCAGCATTTAATCACTTGTCCTTAAACGTCGTGTGGACCTTGTGGTCGTCACTGCTGGTTTTGCTGGCACTGGACAAACTACCCAACCGGTTACTGGGTATCCCCATTGTTATTGGCTCAGGGATTGTCATGGAGATGACGGCCATGGATTACGGCATGTATGGATTGCTTCTTGTAATGTTATTCCGATACTTTCAGGGACCTGTACTTGTGCTGGGGCATGTTTTGTTAACGGCTCTCTATATCCAGCTCTATAGCAGTTCGGTGCAGATGTACAGTGTAGTGGCTACATTAGGTATTGCGATTGCGCAGTACTACGGAGCGGGTTTTCGTTTAAAAGGGCCAAGGTGGATCTGGCGTTACTTTTACCCGGCTCATCTTGCCGTTATTGCGATTATTCGCTGGATTTAA
- a CDS encoding amino acid adenylation domain-containing protein: MIDHHSSSSQTVESELPVLQIPLDFGRRQQSFSYESAHIQLQPIQSRELTQKYGSTSIYNALLSAYAALLFRLSGEQELGVGTLDPDRSASVLLLQVHGKMSFRELIRQITLLQEKGDSVSPGAYPETLFMFNSVQLPQAPQVLNWNIREEQNVFTLDLFFDASLLKEATVMRYAEYYQTLLFSMLRDEDMPIGSVDILSASDRTLYREMNDTCVTEPEHQTIHGWFEATAAEYPDSPAITSPFGRYSYRELNERANQVARVLLSNGLQKGEFVSIFMERSLETIISLLGILKAGGVYVPVDPEHPQERNSYIVEDTASSFVLTKESSFTEASRLFSGIPTVRQILAVDGRLAGFAASNPNLDIQPDDLAYIIYTSGSTGKPKGALVAHRGVVNLGSVVQRDCDIQAGDVLTQFATYSFDASVWDTIGALFYGAELYLLSAEERVSVEEFATAIERTGTTIITILPTIFFNQLASYLSDEGFHKLAKVRIITVAGEALYGEQVRAFQRKFGNQIDIVNVYGPTECTVATTTYRISEQVPDHVVNIPIGKPIHNYKVYIVNEEQQLCPVGVPGEVYIATPALAKGYLNQPERTEQAFIDNPFAIDEKIYKSGDIAKLLDTGLLEYVGRSDSQLKIRGHRIEIGEIEDHFARLEGVQDVAVIPKKESDGQNMLVGYFTSKDGTTLSVDDIKAQLADKLPSYFVPKWICQLDEMPIAPTGKIHRKAMVSLPNEERHENRPDRVMPETETEAIIFNAWKEILGHSDFGIEDSFFTIGGDSLRVIHVLVILKPHYPQLKIADFFAEKTIRSLALRVQSLAQITEQTAPSAEQTGVITQLAEHPVELASQLGYPEIRKPEHVLLTGATGYLGSHVLQQLLIHSDATIHTLVRRPSDGNTAMQRLSKVMDGYFGPEISALLGSRVEIIEGDLEQPNLGLTAEQTSNVQARIDRVIHCAADVRHFGDAEQFAKTNVEGTVALLNLIRSKPGASFHHVSTMGIPEDLALSGQWESSLQYDRFPADLHVENLYSDSKLEAEKVLMIAAEEGVPVSIYRAGNLTCHSETGRFQSNIDSNAFYRMIKAMLLLGKAPAADWMVDFTPIDYASQAIVHLALRDDTAGRVFHICNPESISYDSLIASVNRAGYAVETLPFDEYTSWLFDSSISKDPEALQLAIAQLEGDGAKDSAYVYACPVTTAYVEPAGIHCAKADDQFISSMLQYAVNIGYFPAANQPQLESSTSHIVE; encoded by the coding sequence GTGATCGATCATCACTCTTCATCTTCCCAGACAGTGGAATCTGAGTTGCCAGTTCTCCAGATTCCACTGGATTTTGGGCGCCGTCAACAATCATTTTCGTATGAATCAGCTCATATACAGCTGCAGCCAATACAGAGCCGTGAACTCACGCAGAAATATGGCTCTACGTCTATTTATAACGCGCTTTTGTCCGCATATGCTGCCTTGTTGTTCCGGTTATCAGGAGAACAGGAATTAGGCGTTGGCACCCTTGATCCGGATCGGTCTGCATCTGTTCTGCTGCTGCAGGTACATGGCAAGATGAGCTTCCGTGAGCTAATTCGTCAAATTACCCTTTTGCAAGAAAAAGGAGATTCTGTGTCGCCGGGCGCGTACCCGGAAACCTTGTTTATGTTTAACAGTGTTCAGCTTCCTCAGGCTCCGCAGGTGCTCAATTGGAATATCCGTGAAGAGCAGAATGTATTCACTCTGGATTTGTTCTTTGATGCATCCCTCCTGAAAGAAGCTACAGTGATGAGATATGCAGAGTACTACCAAACCCTGCTTTTCTCCATGCTTCGTGATGAAGACATGCCCATTGGCTCCGTGGATATTTTATCGGCCTCTGATCGGACGCTGTACCGCGAGATGAATGATACCTGTGTGACTGAACCTGAGCATCAGACCATCCATGGGTGGTTCGAAGCTACGGCAGCCGAGTATCCTGATTCACCTGCGATCACTTCCCCATTTGGCAGGTATAGCTACAGAGAATTGAACGAACGTGCCAACCAAGTCGCACGTGTACTGCTATCGAACGGATTACAAAAGGGTGAATTTGTCAGCATCTTCATGGAACGTAGTCTGGAAACGATTATTTCCTTGCTCGGCATTCTGAAAGCAGGCGGTGTTTATGTTCCGGTCGATCCCGAGCATCCGCAGGAACGAAACAGTTATATCGTGGAGGATACCGCTTCTTCTTTTGTCCTAACCAAGGAGTCCTCTTTCACTGAAGCTTCACGGTTATTCTCTGGCATTCCAACCGTACGGCAGATTCTGGCTGTAGACGGACGCCTCGCTGGTTTTGCAGCAAGTAATCCTAATCTTGATATTCAGCCGGACGATCTCGCTTACATCATCTACACCTCCGGATCCACAGGCAAACCCAAAGGAGCACTCGTGGCCCATCGCGGGGTTGTCAACCTTGGAAGTGTTGTGCAGCGCGATTGTGACATTCAGGCCGGCGACGTATTGACTCAGTTTGCTACATACAGCTTCGATGCTTCCGTGTGGGATACGATCGGTGCACTGTTCTATGGAGCCGAATTGTATCTGTTATCTGCCGAGGAACGTGTGTCTGTAGAGGAGTTCGCCACAGCAATCGAGCGCACGGGCACAACGATCATTACGATCCTGCCTACGATCTTCTTTAATCAGCTTGCATCCTATCTGTCAGACGAAGGGTTCCACAAGCTGGCCAAAGTTAGAATTATCACCGTTGCAGGCGAAGCCCTCTACGGAGAACAGGTTCGCGCCTTCCAGCGCAAATTTGGTAACCAGATTGATATCGTCAATGTGTACGGGCCGACCGAATGTACCGTGGCGACAACGACATACCGGATCAGTGAACAAGTCCCCGATCATGTCGTTAATATTCCAATTGGTAAACCGATTCATAACTACAAAGTGTATATCGTTAATGAAGAGCAGCAGCTATGTCCTGTAGGCGTGCCTGGTGAAGTATATATTGCCACTCCAGCGCTGGCGAAAGGGTACTTGAATCAACCCGAACGTACAGAGCAAGCCTTTATTGATAACCCTTTTGCGATCGATGAGAAAATCTACAAATCCGGTGATATTGCCAAGCTGCTTGATACCGGTTTGCTGGAATACGTCGGACGTAGTGATTCGCAGCTGAAGATCCGCGGTCATCGGATTGAAATCGGTGAGATCGAAGATCATTTTGCCCGCCTTGAAGGAGTTCAGGATGTCGCGGTCATTCCCAAGAAAGAATCCGACGGTCAGAACATGCTTGTGGGATATTTCACTTCCAAAGATGGCACTACGCTGTCCGTTGACGATATCAAAGCCCAATTGGCAGACAAGCTCCCATCCTATTTTGTACCGAAATGGATCTGTCAGCTTGATGAAATGCCCATTGCACCAACCGGCAAAATCCACCGGAAAGCTATGGTATCTCTACCAAACGAAGAGAGACATGAAAATCGCCCGGATCGTGTGATGCCTGAGACAGAGACCGAGGCTATCATATTCAATGCCTGGAAAGAGATTCTCGGCCACAGCGACTTTGGAATCGAAGACAGCTTCTTCACGATCGGTGGCGACTCCTTGCGAGTAATCCATGTCCTGGTTATTCTGAAGCCGCACTATCCACAGCTGAAGATTGCTGACTTCTTTGCAGAGAAAACCATTCGCTCCCTAGCACTTCGGGTACAGTCCCTTGCGCAGATTACCGAGCAGACTGCACCATCCGCTGAGCAAACCGGCGTGATCACCCAACTGGCTGAGCATCCGGTCGAATTGGCATCTCAACTGGGGTACCCCGAGATTCGCAAGCCGGAACATGTCCTGCTAACAGGTGCTACAGGTTATCTTGGCTCACATGTGCTGCAGCAGCTCCTTATTCATTCGGATGCGACAATTCATACACTTGTTCGTCGTCCATCTGACGGCAATACAGCCATGCAGCGTTTGAGCAAGGTTATGGACGGTTACTTCGGTCCTGAGATCAGTGCGCTTCTTGGTTCACGAGTGGAGATTATCGAGGGAGATCTGGAGCAGCCTAACCTGGGTTTAACTGCAGAGCAGACCAGCAATGTGCAAGCCCGGATTGACCGTGTAATCCACTGTGCGGCAGACGTACGACACTTTGGGGATGCTGAACAGTTTGCCAAAACCAATGTAGAAGGTACGGTTGCCCTGCTAAATCTGATTCGCAGCAAACCAGGTGCTTCCTTCCATCATGTCTCCACCATGGGTATACCGGAAGATCTTGCACTCAGTGGACAATGGGAATCATCCCTTCAGTATGATCGTTTCCCGGCAGATCTGCATGTAGAGAATCTGTACTCTGACAGTAAACTTGAAGCAGAGAAAGTGCTGATGATCGCGGCAGAGGAAGGTGTGCCTGTAAGTATCTACCGTGCAGGTAACCTGACATGTCATTCGGAAACGGGACGCTTCCAGTCCAACATCGACAGCAATGCCTTCTACCGCATGATCAAGGCGATGCTCCTTCTCGGCAAGGCCCCTGCTGCCGATTGGATGGTCGATTTTACACCCATTGATTATGCAAGCCAGGCCATCGTTCATTTGGCTCTGCGTGATGACACGGCTGGACGGGTATTCCACATTTGTAATCCGGAGTCGATCAGTTACGATTCCTTGATTGCTTCCGTCAATCGTGCCGGATATGCAGTCGAAACGCTGCCTTTTGACGAATATACCAGCTGGTTATTCGACTCATCCATTAGCAAGGATCCGGAGGCCCTGCAGCTCGCCATTGCCCAATTGGAAGGTGACGGTGCGAAGGATTCTGCATATGTATATGCATGCCCGGTAACAACAGCGTATGTGGAGCCAGCCGGAATTCACTGTGCAAAAGCAGATGATCAATTCATCTCCAGCATGTTGCAATATGCAGTTAACATTGGATATTTCCCTGCTGCTAATCAGCCGCAGCTTGAATCTTCCACATCGCATATTGTGGAGTAA